A genomic window from Paenibacillus sp. FSL K6-0276 includes:
- a CDS encoding AraC family transcriptional regulator, translating into MNNRQLIIQALDLIEDRLTTFLPVAVLSKEMGYSLYHFTRLFQAVTGIAPGDYISRRKITEAALDIHRMPERSLQDISLDYNFNNYETFTRAFKRMLYTTPTLVRKRLTETKLPLLPRLYEQDLLKITPDSDIFPQSVDFREIILQGPVVKVDHDFSVISDTWPSLFSKVATISDRIQPEKYYQLGFWPDDYESNGFSIMCACQLNPTYADNNREFPIQILPPIRYLKFIHKGRSCDIPSTYKYIYGIWLPKTEYRISLPFELEYYGDLYLGPNDENSVSEIYIPLELL; encoded by the coding sequence TTGAACAATCGCCAACTAATCATTCAAGCATTAGATCTCATTGAGGATCGATTAACAACGTTTCTTCCTGTAGCTGTCCTCTCCAAAGAAATGGGGTATTCACTTTATCATTTTACCCGTCTATTTCAAGCGGTCACTGGGATAGCACCCGGCGACTATATATCCAGACGCAAAATCACTGAGGCAGCCTTGGATATTCATCGAATGCCAGAACGCTCACTCCAGGACATCTCATTAGATTATAACTTCAATAACTATGAGACCTTTACTCGCGCTTTCAAAAGAATGCTGTATACAACTCCTACCCTTGTCCGTAAAAGACTTACTGAAACGAAACTCCCTTTGCTGCCTAGACTATATGAACAGGATCTACTTAAAATAACTCCGGATAGTGATATCTTCCCCCAATCCGTTGATTTCAGGGAAATCATACTTCAGGGACCCGTAGTTAAAGTAGACCATGATTTCTCCGTCATTTCTGATACTTGGCCTTCGCTTTTCAGCAAGGTAGCTACTATATCTGATAGAATACAACCTGAAAAATATTATCAGCTTGGTTTCTGGCCAGACGATTATGAAAGTAATGGATTTTCGATCATGTGTGCTTGTCAGTTAAACCCTACATATGCGGACAACAATCGGGAATTTCCCATTCAAATCTTGCCCCCCATACGCTATCTAAAATTCATCCACAAAGGTCGCTCTTGTGATATCCCTTCTACTTATAAATATATTTACGGAATCTGGCTGCCGAAAACAGAATACAGAATATCCCTCCCTTTTGAATTGGAATATTATGGTGATCTATATCTAGGACCAAACGACGAAAACTCGGTGAGTGAAATCTACATTCCATTAGAACTTTTATAA
- the tsaA gene encoding tRNA (N6-threonylcarbamoyladenosine(37)-N6)-methyltransferase TrmO yields the protein MNEQESYNIVPIGWVTGMPHNLRLEIKPEFSPALKGLSQFSHCQVLWWLHEFADDHFRQTTQIPPPYDATLTGVFASRSPIRPNPIGLSVAAILSVDVDSGIVEVAGLDAYPGTPILDIKAYFPSADRVMEVTVPDWAANWGDWTANN from the coding sequence ATGAATGAACAAGAAAGCTATAATATAGTACCTATAGGATGGGTTACAGGTATGCCACATAATTTGCGACTTGAAATCAAACCGGAATTTAGCCCGGCACTTAAAGGTTTATCTCAGTTTAGTCATTGCCAAGTCCTTTGGTGGCTGCATGAGTTTGCAGATGATCATTTCCGCCAGACTACACAGATTCCCCCCCCTTATGACGCGACATTAACTGGAGTATTTGCTTCCCGTTCCCCTATTCGCCCTAATCCAATTGGGCTTAGTGTAGCAGCAATCCTGTCTGTCGATGTAGACTCTGGAATAGTAGAGGTGGCCGGGCTTGATGCATATCCTGGCACACCGATCCTCGACATCAAAGCCTATTTTCCTAGTGCAGATCGCGTAATGGAAGTGACCGTTCCCGATTGGGCTGCTAATTGGGGGGACTGGACAGCAAATAATTGA
- a CDS encoding DNA topoisomerase 3: protein MKVLVLAEKPSVAREIARVMGCNNKQKSYIEGPKYVVTWALGHLVGLAEPEDYNKKFATWALEDLPILPEKTKLKVLRETNQQYKAVQHLMKRQDIEELIVATDAAREGELLARWIMNMAGWKKPFRRLWISSQTDKAIKEGFAKLRPGREFDRLYESARCRAEADWMIGLNVTRALTCKFGSPLSAGRVQTPTLGMIMDREGEITGFRSVDFETLTADFGDFQAAWRAGNGDGRIFEKDKTATLKDKLTGRSGRIIKVQKSEKSEPHPLAYDLTELQRDANRKFGFSAKQTSSVLQRLYEQHKLVTYPRTDSRYLTSDMTGTLKERLDSVAVGPYATLARPLLRKPLPITKRIVDDSKVSDHHAIIPTEQTVLLNGLSTEERKLYDLIVRRFISLFYPPARYDAVAVTVNVEGESFHVKGTTVKDAGWREVYGGDMSSDDDDESADEPTAGSVKLPELREGATVTIGRCMVRAGRTQPPKRYNEASLLTQMEKHGLGTPATRADIIEKLVSSDTIERQGNLLHPTGKGKQLIELVSTQLRTPDLTARWEAELEKIARGQGKPELFLQGIRSMAQELVTGVKTSGAEYKPHNVSNSNCPECGTRLLEKKSKRGKLLVCPADNCGYTRAGEKRLSNRRCPQCHKKMELKEGKAGMFVQCLGCGITETLDKDHKHVNKREQQKLVQQYSKQESMGSNLGELLKAALEGQKKDK from the coding sequence ATGAAGGTATTAGTATTGGCGGAGAAGCCGTCTGTTGCACGCGAGATTGCACGAGTCATGGGATGTAATAATAAACAGAAGAGTTATATTGAAGGTCCAAAATATGTGGTTACCTGGGCGCTGGGGCATTTGGTCGGCCTGGCAGAGCCCGAGGATTATAATAAAAAGTTTGCAACTTGGGCCTTGGAGGATTTGCCGATTTTACCGGAGAAGACCAAGCTGAAGGTGCTGCGGGAGACTAACCAGCAATACAAGGCTGTTCAGCATCTAATGAAACGTCAGGACATTGAGGAGCTTATTGTTGCTACAGATGCTGCTCGTGAAGGGGAGCTGCTAGCACGCTGGATTATGAATATGGCAGGATGGAAAAAGCCGTTCCGGCGGCTATGGATATCCTCTCAGACGGATAAAGCGATAAAAGAAGGATTCGCAAAGCTCCGTCCAGGTCGTGAGTTTGATCGTCTGTATGAATCTGCACGTTGCCGCGCAGAGGCAGATTGGATGATTGGACTGAATGTTACGCGAGCTTTGACTTGCAAGTTCGGTTCGCCCCTCTCAGCTGGACGGGTACAAACGCCAACGTTAGGGATGATTATGGATCGCGAAGGGGAGATTACTGGTTTCCGTTCCGTTGATTTTGAGACGTTGACTGCAGATTTCGGAGATTTCCAAGCGGCTTGGCGGGCCGGTAACGGAGATGGTCGGATATTCGAAAAGGATAAGACGGCAACTCTAAAGGATAAGCTTACTGGACGCAGCGGCCGTATTATTAAGGTACAGAAGAGTGAGAAAAGTGAACCTCATCCACTCGCTTATGATCTGACTGAACTGCAGCGTGATGCGAACCGGAAGTTCGGCTTCTCCGCGAAGCAGACCTCCAGTGTGCTTCAGCGGCTGTATGAGCAGCACAAGCTCGTCACTTATCCGCGTACAGACAGCCGTTATCTGACTTCTGATATGACGGGCACACTCAAGGAAAGATTGGACAGTGTGGCTGTTGGTCCATATGCAACATTGGCACGTCCACTGCTGCGTAAACCGCTGCCGATCACGAAGCGGATCGTGGATGATAGTAAAGTCAGCGATCACCACGCTATTATTCCTACAGAACAGACCGTATTGTTAAATGGCCTGAGTACTGAGGAACGTAAGTTGTATGATCTGATTGTGCGGCGTTTTATAAGCTTGTTCTATCCGCCAGCTCGTTATGATGCGGTAGCTGTAACCGTCAATGTGGAAGGGGAAAGCTTCCATGTCAAAGGGACGACGGTAAAAGATGCCGGCTGGCGTGAAGTATACGGCGGAGATATGAGTAGTGATGACGATGACGAATCTGCGGACGAGCCGACTGCAGGCAGTGTAAAGCTGCCTGAGCTGCGCGAAGGGGCTACTGTGACGATTGGCCGCTGTATGGTGCGTGCTGGTCGAACACAGCCACCGAAGCGTTATAATGAAGCTTCGCTGTTGACGCAAATGGAGAAGCACGGCCTCGGAACCCCGGCGACCCGCGCGGATATTATCGAGAAGCTGGTAAGCTCTGATACGATTGAGCGTCAAGGAAATCTCCTGCATCCGACAGGAAAAGGTAAGCAGCTCATCGAGTTGGTATCCACTCAGCTACGGACACCGGATCTAACCGCGCGCTGGGAAGCTGAGCTGGAGAAAATAGCGCGTGGTCAAGGGAAACCGGAGCTCTTTTTACAAGGCATACGCAGTATGGCACAGGAACTGGTAACAGGTGTCAAAACTAGTGGAGCAGAATACAAACCGCATAATGTCTCTAACAGTAATTGTCCGGAATGCGGTACAAGACTACTCGAGAAGAAGAGCAAACGGGGCAAGCTGCTTGTGTGTCCTGCAGATAACTGCGGCTATACCCGTGCCGGTGAGAAAAGACTTTCGAATCGCCGCTGCCCACAGTGCCATAAGAAAATGGAGCTTAAAGAAGGTAAAGCAGGCATGTTCGTACAATGTCTAGGCTGTGGAATCACAGAAACCTTGGATAAGGATCACAAGCATGTTAATAAACGTGAACAGCAAAAGCTGGTCCAGCAATATAGTAAGCAAGAAAGCATGGGTTCTAACCTTGGGGAGCTGCTGAAAGCAGCGCTTGAAGGGCAAAAGAAGGATAAGTAG
- a CDS encoding MFS transporter, which produces MLSKYIEQVIRVAAEQQVDQLKAGDRPQGQGGSRFFFLVIVFMFWFSSYIYVPVLSPYVEHLGASYFMVGMVLGVYGLMQILFRLPIGIGSDYLNRRRPFIYLGLIASGASCFLFMWGVQPGWALAARAVSGIAASAWVVYTVMFAGYFPKEEAGKAMGMLQFTTVIAQLMSMMISGYMVEHWGWNAPFLIGGIVAIAALLLALRLPEQKQEKRQSAIQIKDLAGVMKEPLLVRVSLLSVLAHCVLFITMFGYTPNQALNIGASKESLGWLTLAFMIPHAVATLYGSRLFGRLLEDRGTLLLGFAGSALFTFLIPSMPTLAMLCLTQVGNGFMQGLIFPLLLGKSVSEVDPYKRATAMGFYQAVYAIGMSAGPFVAGWMSALYGLTGGFWLGGIAAALAAILSWVWMKDAKQ; this is translated from the coding sequence ATGTTAAGCAAATACATAGAGCAGGTGATCAGGGTGGCAGCTGAACAGCAAGTGGATCAGTTGAAAGCGGGAGATCGTCCACAGGGGCAGGGAGGTAGTAGGTTTTTCTTTCTCGTTATTGTATTTATGTTCTGGTTTTCTTCTTATATTTATGTTCCGGTGCTTTCACCTTATGTAGAGCACCTGGGTGCATCGTATTTTATGGTGGGCATGGTGCTTGGCGTATATGGTTTAATGCAGATTCTGTTCCGTTTGCCGATTGGCATCGGTTCGGATTATTTGAATCGGCGGAGACCGTTTATTTATCTAGGACTGATTGCGAGCGGAGCTAGCTGCTTTCTTTTTATGTGGGGGGTGCAGCCTGGTTGGGCATTGGCGGCGCGTGCTGTATCCGGTATAGCGGCTTCGGCATGGGTTGTGTATACTGTGATGTTCGCGGGATATTTCCCGAAAGAGGAAGCTGGAAAAGCGATGGGGATGCTGCAATTCACTACGGTAATCGCCCAATTGATGAGCATGATGATCAGTGGCTATATGGTGGAACATTGGGGCTGGAATGCCCCGTTTCTGATTGGCGGAATTGTAGCGATTGCAGCACTGCTACTTGCTTTGCGATTGCCTGAACAAAAACAGGAGAAACGGCAAAGTGCGATACAGATCAAGGATCTGGCGGGTGTTATGAAGGAGCCGCTCCTGGTAAGAGTCTCACTGCTGTCTGTATTGGCACACTGTGTGCTATTCATTACGATGTTCGGATATACTCCGAACCAAGCTTTGAATATTGGAGCAAGCAAAGAAAGCTTGGGCTGGTTAACGCTCGCTTTTATGATTCCGCATGCTGTCGCGACGCTCTACGGCTCACGGCTATTCGGAAGGCTGCTCGAAGACAGGGGAACGCTTCTCCTAGGCTTCGCGGGAAGTGCATTGTTTACATTTCTTATTCCTTCTATGCCGACGTTAGCAATGCTCTGTTTGACTCAAGTAGGAAATGGATTTATGCAGGGACTTATTTTTCCATTGTTGCTAGGCAAGTCGGTGTCAGAAGTAGATCCATATAAACGCGCAACTGCTATGGGCTTCTATCAGGCTGTTTATGCGATAGGTATGTCGGCTGGCCCGTTCGTGGCAGGATGGATGAGCGCTCTGTATGGTTTGACCGGGGGGTTCTGGTTGGGCGGGATTGCGGCGGCATTGGCTGCGATATTGTCCTGGGTATGGATGAAGGATGCGAAGCAATGA
- a CDS encoding DUF1294 domain-containing protein, with product MVKVIMLWFVVINIIGYVVMSEDKNKARKRRERVPEKTLFLLAAMGGALGVLIAMYRKRHKTRHMSFRIGIPLLLLLNIFLYSYFLR from the coding sequence ATGGTCAAGGTTATAATGTTGTGGTTTGTGGTAATTAATATAATCGGATATGTAGTTATGTCCGAAGACAAGAACAAAGCCCGTAAACGGCGAGAACGTGTACCTGAGAAGACACTTTTTCTGCTGGCAGCTATGGGCGGGGCACTAGGCGTGCTGATTGCCATGTATCGTAAGCGCCACAAGACGCGACATATGTCCTTTAGGATCGGAATTCCGTTACTTCTGTTGCTGAATATTTTTTTGTACAGCTATTTTTTAAGGTGA
- a CDS encoding universal stress protein, translating to MLFSKILLAYDGSKASNQALERAIELAKVTPGSTMHVVHAFEFPRFFIGEALAPLPASVNKEYYDLAVQTTEEVKGRLEAEGLNAEVELLQGSPAEVILKYAKEHAIDVIVIGSRGLGGIREFVLGSVSHNVVQSARIPVLVVK from the coding sequence ATGTTATTCTCTAAAATTTTACTCGCCTATGACGGTTCTAAGGCTTCCAATCAGGCTTTGGAGCGCGCAATTGAACTCGCAAAAGTAACTCCAGGTTCTACGATGCATGTCGTACACGCATTTGAATTCCCAAGATTTTTTATCGGAGAAGCTCTTGCACCACTACCAGCTTCAGTAAATAAAGAATATTATGATTTAGCTGTGCAGACTACGGAAGAAGTGAAGGGACGCCTTGAGGCTGAAGGCTTGAATGCTGAGGTTGAGCTATTACAAGGATCTCCTGCTGAAGTAATTTTGAAATATGCTAAGGAACATGCTATAGATGTTATTGTTATCGGCAGCCGCGGACTTGGCGGAATACGTGAATTTGTCCTGGGAAGTGTGAGCCACAATGTAGTACAAAGCGCTCGCATTCCAGTGCTGGTAGTAAAATAA
- the purE gene encoding 5-(carboxyamino)imidazole ribonucleotide mutase produces the protein MSVQVAVIMGSKSDWDTMEHACAVLEELGLSYEKKVVSAHRTPDLMFSYAEEAAGRGIRVIIAGAGGAAHLPGMVAAKTILPVIGVPVQSKALNGLDSLLSIVQMPGGIPVATVAIGKAGAVNAGLLAAQIIGAFDPEVQQRAQLRRDAIRDEVLESSDSL, from the coding sequence ATGTCTGTGCAGGTAGCTGTCATCATGGGCAGTAAATCGGATTGGGATACGATGGAGCACGCTTGTGCGGTGCTTGAAGAGCTGGGATTATCTTATGAGAAGAAGGTAGTATCCGCGCACCGGACGCCGGACTTGATGTTCAGCTATGCGGAGGAAGCAGCGGGCCGTGGCATTCGCGTCATTATTGCGGGAGCGGGAGGCGCAGCGCATTTGCCGGGTATGGTGGCAGCAAAGACAATCCTGCCTGTGATTGGAGTGCCAGTGCAGTCGAAGGCGCTTAATGGGCTGGATTCGCTTCTCTCCATCGTGCAAATGCCTGGAGGCATTCCGGTGGCAACGGTAGCGATTGGTAAGGCAGGCGCTGTTAATGCAGGCCTGTTGGCTGCACAGATTATCGGAGCGTTCGATCCAGAAGTGCAGCAGCGTGCGCAGCTGCGGCGGGATGCGATCCGCGACGAAGTACTTGAAAGCAGCGACAGCTTATGA
- the purK gene encoding 5-(carboxyamino)imidazole ribonucleotide synthase has product MRPDELKLPEAGGVASPAAVDASGTDTVRTLLPGATVGVLGGGQLGRMMALAGSAMGYRFVALDPALDAPCGQVTPQITAAYNDRDAARELARRADVITYEFENVDAGVAALLTEESYVPQGSALLYTTQHRLREKAAIEAAGVPVAPYRKVDSLAELKVAAAELGLPCVLKTATGGYDGKGQAVIRQEEELEEAFQQVAPGAVVPELVLEKFVAFECEISVVAARSASGEVKSFPPAENIHVNNILHLSIVPARVSEDIQRRACELAETLIAGLHAVGLLAVEMFVTEDGQLFVNELAPRPHNSGHYTMDACATSQFEQHVRAICNLPLGDTTLLTPVVMVNVLGQHLDGAIKATCTQDEKDNKLGVVPKLHIYGKTESKTGRKMGHINLLCKDTGDGLSWVEQSKLWRN; this is encoded by the coding sequence ATGAGACCGGACGAGCTGAAGCTGCCGGAGGCTGGCGGCGTAGCTTCGCCAGCCGCTGTTGATGCGTCCGGCACGGACACCGTCCGGACGCTACTGCCCGGCGCGACCGTCGGCGTGCTCGGCGGCGGGCAGCTCGGTCGCATGATGGCGCTGGCTGGCAGCGCCATGGGCTACCGCTTCGTGGCGCTGGACCCTGCGCTGGATGCGCCCTGTGGGCAAGTTACGCCGCAGATCACGGCGGCGTATAACGACCGGGACGCGGCGCGGGAGCTAGCCCGCCGCGCGGACGTCATCACGTACGAGTTCGAGAACGTTGACGCGGGCGTAGCCGCGCTGCTGACGGAGGAATCGTACGTGCCACAGGGCAGCGCGCTGCTGTATACGACGCAGCATCGGCTGCGTGAAAAAGCCGCCATCGAAGCGGCAGGCGTACCCGTCGCCCCGTACCGTAAGGTGGATAGCCTTGCGGAGCTGAAAGTGGCGGCGGCTGAACTTGGGCTACCTTGTGTGCTAAAGACAGCCACAGGAGGTTATGACGGCAAGGGTCAAGCCGTGATTCGACAGGAGGAAGAGCTGGAAGAAGCCTTCCAGCAAGTAGCACCCGGAGCAGTTGTGCCGGAGCTGGTGCTTGAGAAATTCGTAGCTTTTGAGTGTGAAATATCTGTCGTTGCTGCACGCAGTGCATCTGGGGAGGTCAAGAGCTTTCCGCCTGCTGAGAACATTCATGTGAATAACATTTTGCATCTATCTATTGTACCTGCAAGAGTATCAGAGGATATTCAGCGGAGAGCATGCGAATTGGCAGAGACATTAATCGCTGGACTTCATGCAGTTGGACTGCTGGCAGTGGAAATGTTCGTCACAGAGGACGGACAATTGTTCGTCAATGAGCTGGCACCAAGACCGCATAACTCTGGACACTACACCATGGATGCTTGCGCGACTTCACAGTTCGAGCAGCATGTCCGGGCGATCTGTAATCTGCCGCTGGGCGATACAACGCTTTTGACACCTGTAGTTATGGTAAATGTACTAGGTCAGCATTTGGACGGAGCAATTAAAGCGACCTGTACACAAGACGAAAAAGATAATAAGCTGGGTGTTGTACCTAAGCTTCATATATATGGCAAGACTGAGAGTAAGACCGGCCGGAAGATGGGCCATATCAATCTGCTCTGCAAGGATACCGGAGACGGCTTATCCTGGGTGGAGCAATCTAAACTTTGGAGGAACTAA
- the purB gene encoding adenylosuccinate lyase, protein MIERYSRPEMRAIWTEENKFKAWLEVEICACEAWAELGVIPHEDAAKLRKDAKFDIARIDEIEQETRHDVIAFTRAVSESLGAERKWVHYGLTSTDVVDTALGYLLRQANEILEKDIINFIEILKDKAIAYKDTPMMGRTHGVHAEPTTFGLKMALWYEEMKRNLERFRHAANGVQFGKISGAVGTYANIDPFVEEFVCRKLGTSPAPISTQTLQRDRHAEYMAALALVATSLDKFATEIRALQKSEIREVEEAFAKGQKGSSAMPHKRNPIGCENISGLSRVIRGHMVTAYENVPLWHERDISHSSVERIILPDATMLLNYMLNRFGNIVKNLTVFPENMKRNMNRTFGVPFSGRILTKLIDKGLSREQAYDTVQPRAMQAWEEQKQFRDIVEATPEITNVLTPEEIEDAFNPSWHLKHVDTIFRKLELI, encoded by the coding sequence ATGATCGAACGTTACAGTAGACCTGAGATGCGAGCTATTTGGACGGAGGAGAATAAATTCAAAGCGTGGCTGGAAGTTGAAATTTGCGCTTGTGAAGCATGGGCTGAACTGGGAGTAATCCCTCACGAAGACGCAGCTAAACTGCGTAAAGATGCTAAATTCGACATCGCACGTATTGATGAAATAGAACAAGAAACACGCCATGACGTAATCGCATTTACACGTGCGGTATCTGAGAGCCTTGGCGCAGAACGTAAATGGGTACACTACGGTCTTACTTCTACTGACGTGGTAGATACGGCGCTGGGTTACTTGCTACGTCAAGCGAATGAGATTCTAGAGAAGGATATCATCAATTTTATTGAGATCCTTAAAGATAAAGCTATTGCTTACAAAGATACGCCGATGATGGGCCGTACGCATGGTGTTCATGCCGAGCCAACTACTTTCGGTCTGAAAATGGCACTATGGTACGAAGAAATGAAACGTAACCTGGAGCGTTTCCGCCATGCTGCGAATGGTGTGCAGTTCGGTAAAATCTCCGGAGCGGTTGGTACTTATGCCAACATTGATCCTTTCGTAGAAGAATTTGTTTGCCGCAAGCTTGGCACAAGCCCAGCTCCAATCTCTACCCAAACTCTGCAGCGTGACCGTCACGCTGAATACATGGCTGCTCTTGCTTTGGTAGCGACTTCGTTAGACAAATTTGCTACTGAAATCCGCGCCCTGCAAAAGAGTGAGATTCGCGAAGTGGAAGAAGCCTTTGCAAAAGGCCAAAAAGGTTCATCCGCTATGCCTCACAAACGGAACCCCATTGGCTGTGAGAACATTTCCGGTCTGTCCCGCGTCATTCGCGGACATATGGTTACAGCGTACGAGAACGTACCACTTTGGCATGAACGCGACATTTCGCACTCCTCCGTGGAACGTATCATCCTTCCGGATGCGACGATGCTGCTCAACTATATGCTGAACCGTTTCGGAAATATCGTGAAGAACCTGACTGTATTCCCAGAGAATATGAAACGTAACATGAACCGCACGTTCGGTGTTCCTTTCTCCGGTCGGATCTTGACTAAACTGATCGACAAAGGCCTTAGCCGTGAGCAAGCATACGATACCGTTCAACCGCGTGCTATGCAAGCTTGGGAAGAGCAAAAACAGTTCCGTGATATCGTGGAAGCTACACCTGAGATTACTAACGTTCTTACCCCAGAAGAAATTGAAGATGCATTTAACCCTTCGTGGCACCTTAAGCATGTGGATACCATCTTCCGCAAGTTAGAGCTTATCTAA
- a CDS encoding phosphoribosylaminoimidazolesuccinocarboxamide synthase, with translation MTSSAVSTAVELINAPLLYKGKVRELYDIGENVLIVVTDRISAFDYVLDPAVPEKGNVLNRLSAFWFGKTKELMENHVVHIDVDLLGDIVRDKEALINRVMVVRKAERIDIECVVRGCITGGGWRQYQETGKVNGIELPADLRKNALLAQPIFTPAAKNDVGHDEDIPFEKMQELIGADLALELQEKSLQLFAFAREYCAERGIILADCKFEFGLLDGKVILIDEIFTPDASRFWAKDKYALDIEIDSMDKEPVRTYLSASSWDKNSKPDPLPLEVVEETTRRYLDIYHRLTGKSL, from the coding sequence ATGACATCATCGGCCGTATCCACAGCCGTGGAACTCATCAATGCGCCGCTGCTCTATAAAGGGAAGGTTCGTGAGCTGTACGATATAGGGGAGAATGTACTGATCGTCGTCACGGATCGGATATCTGCTTTTGACTATGTGCTAGACCCAGCGGTACCTGAAAAGGGAAATGTGCTTAACCGTCTGAGTGCGTTCTGGTTTGGAAAAACCAAAGAGCTAATGGAGAATCATGTCGTTCATATCGATGTGGATCTGCTCGGAGACATCGTTAGGGACAAAGAGGCGCTCATAAACCGTGTTATGGTGGTACGCAAAGCGGAGCGAATTGATATCGAATGTGTAGTGCGTGGGTGCATCACTGGTGGGGGCTGGAGGCAGTATCAAGAAACCGGCAAAGTGAATGGCATCGAGCTTCCTGCAGACTTGCGCAAAAACGCGCTGCTGGCACAGCCGATCTTTACCCCTGCGGCTAAAAATGATGTGGGCCATGATGAGGACATTCCTTTTGAAAAGATGCAGGAGTTAATCGGTGCTGATCTAGCACTTGAGCTGCAGGAGAAAAGTTTGCAGTTATTCGCTTTTGCTAGAGAGTACTGTGCTGAGCGGGGTATCATTCTTGCAGACTGCAAATTCGAATTCGGCTTGCTGGATGGCAAGGTGATTCTGATTGATGAGATTTTTACGCCGGATGCTTCACGTTTCTGGGCCAAGGATAAATACGCTCTTGATATCGAAATTGATAGTATGGATAAAGAGCCTGTTCGTACGTATCTATCTGCATCCTCCTGGGACAAAAATAGCAAACCTGATCCACTTCCATTAGAAGTAGTTGAAGAAACTACTCGACGTTATTTGGACATTTATCATCGTCTTACTGGCAAGTCTTTATAG
- the purS gene encoding phosphoribosylformylglycinamidine synthase subunit PurS: protein MLKATVYVTIKKSVLDPQGVAVQGALHSVGFQEVESLRIGKYMELTLDTDNRAEAEVRLKEMCEKLLANTVIEDYRYELED from the coding sequence ATGTTAAAAGCGACGGTATATGTCACCATTAAGAAAAGCGTTCTCGATCCACAAGGTGTAGCGGTGCAAGGAGCACTTCATTCGGTAGGTTTTCAAGAAGTTGAAAGTTTGCGTATTGGGAAATATATGGAGCTGACTTTGGACACGGATAACCGTGCTGAAGCAGAAGTGCGTCTCAAGGAAATGTGCGAAAAGCTACTTGCCAACACGGTGATCGAGGATTACCGCTACGAATTGGAGGACTAA
- the purQ gene encoding phosphoribosylformylglycinamidine synthase subunit PurQ, translating into MKFAVLVFPGSNCDIDCYKAVEDSLGEPVDYVWHTATDLSAYDCILVPGGFSYGDYLRCGAISRFAPVMAEVAKAAEQGKFVLGICNGFQILTEAGLLPGALRRNMSMKFRCHDTVLKVVNNETPFTIDYAKDEEIIIPIAHGEGNYYCDEETLAELKANNQIVFTYSDNPNGSVADIAGVSNVQGNVVGMMPHPERAANSLLGSEDGKRMFTSILKTWRDRHDAASIR; encoded by the coding sequence ATGAAATTTGCTGTACTTGTCTTCCCAGGCTCTAACTGTGATATCGATTGCTACAAGGCGGTAGAGGACAGTCTCGGCGAACCAGTCGATTATGTGTGGCATACAGCGACAGATTTGTCGGCGTATGATTGCATTTTGGTTCCTGGCGGATTCTCATATGGTGATTACCTGCGTTGCGGCGCGATTTCAAGATTTGCTCCTGTAATGGCTGAAGTTGCTAAAGCAGCAGAGCAAGGGAAATTCGTGCTAGGCATTTGCAACGGGTTCCAAATTCTTACTGAGGCTGGTTTGTTGCCAGGCGCGCTGCGTCGTAACATGTCAATGAAGTTCCGTTGTCATGATACAGTGCTTAAGGTTGTTAATAACGAAACCCCATTTACTATTGACTATGCTAAGGATGAAGAAATCATCATCCCAATCGCTCACGGTGAAGGCAACTATTACTGTGATGAAGAGACTTTAGCAGAATTGAAAGCTAACAATCAGATTGTGTTCACATATAGCGATAATCCAAACGGCTCTGTAGCTGATATTGCGGGTGTTAGTAATGTGCAGGGTAATGTAGTCGGCATGATGCCTCACCCTGAGCGCGCGGCTAATAGTTTACTTGGTTCAGAGGACGGCAAACGGATGTTTACATCCATACTGAAGACTTGGAGGGATCGTCATGACGCAGCAAGTATCCGTTAA